A genomic stretch from Argiope bruennichi chromosome 2, qqArgBrue1.1, whole genome shotgun sequence includes:
- the LOC129962285 gene encoding uncharacterized protein LOC129962285, whose product MELQPPPPPPPFPPPPPDGHPPPPPLPPPPPVDHPLLPPLLLPPPEGQPPPPPPLPPPEGHPPPPPPLPPPFPPPPLSVVIEVSVSGIAKTVIPPPVSPLEPPPPPPPPVLHPPPPPPELHPPVDSTAIKREQTKTKYRI is encoded by the exons ATGGAGTTGCAG CCTCCGCCACCACCGCCTCCTTTTCCTCCTCCTCCTCCGGACGGCCACCCTCCGCCTCCTCCTTTGCCTCCTCCTCCTCCAGTCGACCATCCACTACTTCCACCTTTACTACTTCCTCCACCAGAAGGCCAACCACCTCCGCCTCCTCCTTTGCCTCCGCCAGAAGGCCATCCACCACCACCACCTCCTTTGCCACCACCTTTTCCTCCTCCTCCACTGTCAGTTGTTATTGAAGTTAGCGTGAGTGGAATAGCTAAAACTGTTATCCCACCTCCAGTATCTCCTTTAGAGCCACCGCCGCCTCCTCCTCCTCCTGTGCTCCATCCTCCACCTCCTCCGCCAGAACTCCATCCTCCAGTAGATTCCACAGCAATTAAAAGAGAACAGACCAAAACAAAATATAGAATCTAG